From the Prunus dulcis chromosome 4, ALMONDv2, whole genome shotgun sequence genome, one window contains:
- the LOC117626184 gene encoding protein NDR1-like isoform X1: MAESGGCCRCCFSFIFTLGLTALFMWLSLRTSKPTCKVRSLYIPALNKTLNDTTNKTLYVTLRLENGNKDKGIYYDAINLNFTLPNATKPIATAVVPSFYQGHQKKATKSAVGEPKELNWTVVSHATYSNGTVHFRVDLVTAVRFKIMFWRTKRRRLMVGADVVVNDSGGYVNPKNKKDIKLSAAPDHQMIKCLLGQVGLFANLLVLILLNL; this comes from the exons ATGGCAGAATCAGGCGGCTGCTGCCGGTGCTGCTTCAGCTTCATCTTCACTCTTGGCCTCACAGCCCTCTTCATGTGGCTCAGCCTTCGCACCTCAAAACCCACCTGCAAAGTCCGCTCATTATACATTCCTGCCCTCAACAAGACCCTAAACGACACCACAAACAAGACCCTTTACGTCACCCTCAGGCTGGAGAACGGCAACAAGGACAAGGGAATTTACTACGATGCCATCAACCTCAATTTCACTCTGCCCAACGCCACTAAGCCCATAGCTACTGCTGTTGTGCCCAGCTTCTACCAGGGGCATCAGAAGAAGGCCACAAAGTCTGCGGTTGGGGAGCCCAAGGAGCTCAACTGGACAGTTGTCTCCCATGCAACCTACTCTAATGGGACTGTGCATTTCAGGGTGGATTTGGTCACCGCTGTGAGGTTCAAGATCATGTTCTGGAGGACCAAGAGGCGCAGGTTGATGGTTGGGGCAGATGTGGTGGTCAACGACTCTGGGGGTTACGTCAACCCCAAGAACAAGAAGGATATCAAGCTCTCTGCTGCACCAGATCATCAGATGATTAAGTGCCTTCTTGGGCAGGTGGGGCTTTTTGCCAATTTGTTGGTCT TGATTTTGCTCAATTTGTGA
- the LOC117626185 gene encoding uncharacterized protein LOC117626185 yields the protein MSGISGYRSLAPKTKNAIVAGGLSAFVFGVYFYTMRAVGGTDELQVAINKFEEEKGQKEAEASMPSKA from the coding sequence ATGTCTGGGATTTCAGGATATAGGAGCCTTGCACCTAAAACGAAGAATGCTATAGTTGCTGGGGGGCTGTCAGCTTTTGTCTTTGGAGTATACTTCTACACCATGAGAGCTGTTGGAGGCACAGATGAATTGCAAGTGGCTATAAATAAGTTTGAGGAGGAAAAAGGTCAGAAGGAGGCTGAAGCAAGCATGCCATCAAAGGCTTGA
- the LOC117625402 gene encoding gibberellin 2-beta-dioxygenase 8-like gives MMISSFFKRSTIEAFVKTVSGLARSLAEILAQPLGIKPIYFEENCPARTSYLRLNRYAPCPFSSQVYGLISHTDTDFLTIVYQDQVGGLEIYKDGRWLGVKPNPEALIVNIGDFFEALSNGIYKSIKHRVVTSPKVERFSVAYFYCPSYDVVIKSCGKPALYRQFTLREYKQQTQIDVQEIGEKVGLSRFLL, from the exons atgatgatTTCAAGTTTCTTTAAGAG GTCAACAATTGAAGCATTCGTGAAGACTGTGTCTGGTTTGGCTAGAAGCTTAGCTGAAATTCTGGCACAGCCTTTGGGAATCAAACCCATTTATTTCGAAGAGAACTGTCCGGCGAGAACAAGTTATCTTCGATTAAATCGATATGCTCCATGTCCATTTTCTTCCCAAGTGTATGGCCTCATCTCTCACACTGATACTGATTTCCTAACCATAGTGTACCAGGACCAAGTTGGAGGTCTcgaaatatataaagatgGAAGATGGTTGGGTGTGAAACCTAATCCTGAAGCCCTGATTGTCAACATTGGGGACTTCTTTGAG GCCTTGAGCAATGGCATTTACAAAAGCATCAAGCACCGAGTGGTTACCAGCCcaaaagttgagaggttttctGTGGCCTACTTCTACTGTCCTTCCTACGATGTGGTCATCAAGAGCTGCGGTAAGCCAGCACTTTATAGGCAGTTCACGTTGAGGGAATATAAACAGCAAACTCAAATTGACGTTCAGGAAATTGGTGAGAAAGTAGGGCTCTCAAGATTTCTCCTTTGA
- the LOC117626184 gene encoding protein NDR1-like isoform X2 yields MAESGGCCRCCFSFIFTLGLTALFMWLSLRTSKPTCKVRSLYIPALNKTLNDTTNKTLYVTLRLENGNKDKGIYYDAINLNFTLPNATKPIATAVVPSFYQGHQKKATKSAVGEPKELNWTVVSHATYSNGTVHFRVDLVTAVRFKIMFWRTKRRRLMVGADVVVNDSGGYVNPKNKKDIKLSAAPDHQMIKCLLGQVGLFANLLVLILLNL; encoded by the coding sequence ATGGCAGAATCAGGCGGCTGCTGCCGGTGCTGCTTCAGCTTCATCTTCACTCTTGGCCTCACAGCCCTCTTCATGTGGCTCAGCCTTCGCACCTCAAAACCCACCTGCAAAGTCCGCTCATTATACATTCCTGCCCTCAACAAGACCCTAAACGACACCACAAACAAGACCCTTTACGTCACCCTCAGGCTGGAGAACGGCAACAAGGACAAGGGAATTTACTACGATGCCATCAACCTCAATTTCACTCTGCCCAACGCCACTAAGCCCATAGCTACTGCTGTTGTGCCCAGCTTCTACCAGGGGCATCAGAAGAAGGCCACAAAGTCTGCGGTTGGGGAGCCCAAGGAGCTCAACTGGACAGTTGTCTCCCATGCAACCTACTCTAATGGGACTGTGCATTTCAGGGTGGATTTGGTCACCGCTGTGAGGTTCAAGATCATGTTCTGGAGGACCAAGAGGCGCAGGTTGATGGTTGGGGCAGATGTGGTGGTCAACGACTCTGGGGGTTACGTCAACCCCAAGAACAAGAAGGATATCAAGCTCTCTGCTGCACCAGATCATCAGATGATTAAGTGCCTTCTTGGGCAGGTGGGGCTTTTTGCCAATTTGTTGGTCTTGATTTTGCTCAATTTGTGA